Proteins found in one Legionella pneumophila subsp. pascullei genomic segment:
- a CDS encoding type IV secretion protein Dot, producing MLTLSLAKCINATKNGAFTVKDLDLSAPLSYEDVLFLAEYLKVTPVTDLDLSMTITRENSKALGELSQVIAKNSLLQKLTFEATLNFDFYFKHNLPIGWLDFIDDYRLKKIVTPVYEALVDMLKNKPALNMLTVDFLAMETPIDNKHINRLARAINKIPLQYLNLGLSVAKEAHIPLLKTKEPNQSLEFLILRGFNSGRSVLKYLPQTSVLKMLAIDDMQFETHDLKLLDAIMKSNASLDTLILGKTNLGQINSPDALTWLRACLNLNSLILIDNNLSRLNVDSLCEFLANNPQTLKKLDLSKNAYMGDDAIKLAKALTINTHIETLVLDDNYIENEGLQAIIKLVKTNKNITSLSISNTCRYTPSNEIIDSLCDLLRDPECQLKELKFNQDITLAQYLMLQYALDSNKTLQFVDFKFRNQNILEAILGKNNSSDLNEKEFSTDNTKKEVSPNTLNTDPTSKSAPLFFISSKSRLEENENELPSLPSQSAHLH from the coding sequence ATGTTAACTTTATCACTCGCCAAATGTATCAATGCAACAAAGAACGGAGCATTCACCGTCAAAGATTTGGATTTATCAGCCCCTCTCTCTTACGAAGACGTATTATTTTTAGCTGAATATCTAAAAGTCACGCCAGTAACAGATCTTGACTTATCAATGACCATCACCAGGGAAAATTCAAAAGCGCTAGGGGAGTTAAGCCAGGTCATTGCTAAAAATTCACTGCTACAAAAACTGACATTTGAAGCGACACTCAATTTCGATTTCTATTTTAAACACAACCTGCCAATTGGTTGGTTAGATTTTATAGATGATTATCGGTTAAAAAAAATAGTGACTCCTGTCTATGAAGCATTGGTTGACATGCTAAAAAACAAACCTGCTCTAAACATGTTAACTGTAGACTTTTTAGCTATGGAAACTCCTATTGATAATAAGCATATCAACCGTTTAGCACGAGCTATCAATAAAATCCCGCTTCAGTATTTGAATTTGGGCCTTTCAGTGGCCAAAGAAGCACATATACCACTACTTAAGACAAAAGAACCGAATCAATCTCTCGAGTTTCTAATCCTTCGTGGTTTTAATTCAGGTAGAAGTGTATTGAAATATTTACCTCAAACATCAGTCTTAAAAATGTTAGCAATTGATGACATGCAATTTGAAACACATGATTTGAAGCTGTTGGATGCTATTATGAAATCCAATGCGTCACTGGATACCTTAATCCTTGGTAAAACTAATCTTGGACAAATCAATTCACCAGACGCTCTTACCTGGCTCAGAGCATGCCTCAATTTAAATAGTCTTATACTCATTGACAATAATCTAAGCCGGCTTAATGTGGATAGTTTATGCGAATTTTTGGCGAATAATCCCCAAACTTTGAAAAAACTGGATTTGTCCAAGAATGCCTATATGGGCGACGATGCGATAAAGCTTGCCAAAGCTTTAACTATCAATACTCATATTGAGACATTAGTACTCGATGATAACTATATTGAAAATGAGGGGTTACAGGCTATCATCAAGCTGGTAAAAACTAATAAAAATATAACGTCTCTATCCATTTCAAACACCTGTCGATATACCCCATCTAATGAAATAATCGACAGTCTATGTGATTTATTGCGTGATCCAGAATGTCAATTGAAAGAACTTAAATTTAACCAGGATATTACCTTGGCACAGTACCTCATGCTGCAATATGCTCTGGATTCTAACAAGACACTACAATTCGTTGATTTCAAGTTTCGAAATCAGAATATTCTTGAGGCAATTCTTGGAAAGAATAATTCCAGTGATCTGAATGAAAAGGAGTTTTCAACTGACAACACCAAAAAAGAAGTATCCCCTAATACTTTAAATACAGATCCTACAAGCAAAAGTGCTCCATTATTTTTTATTTCCTCAAAGAGTCGACTCGAAGAGAATGAAAATGAACTTCCTTCTTTACCGAGTCAGAGTGCTCATCTCCATTAG
- a CDS encoding MFS transporter, translated as MFGKKERTLLFANNLWYLSEGMLGPLFGIFCERFNSSPLDISWVWSLYLISVGIVVIGLGYISDFIYKEKLLITGYALQTIFTFCYIFVTSKKQLALLQIGLGISGGLSTTTWYALYARYEDKTHEGLTWGLANGLSSIYTGIALLCGGLIIANTSFDVLFIIMGCIQLLATIYVSKLIFIEHPKIIRRFRNPDLAKN; from the coding sequence ATGTTTGGTAAAAAAGAACGTACATTATTATTTGCGAATAATTTGTGGTACTTATCAGAAGGAATGTTGGGCCCTCTTTTTGGTATTTTTTGTGAAAGATTCAACTCGTCTCCCTTAGACATATCCTGGGTATGGTCTTTGTATTTAATTTCTGTAGGAATTGTGGTGATTGGTTTAGGCTATATCTCTGATTTTATTTATAAAGAGAAGTTATTGATTACAGGTTATGCACTCCAAACCATTTTTACCTTTTGCTACATATTTGTAACAAGCAAAAAGCAACTGGCATTATTGCAAATTGGCCTAGGAATATCGGGTGGACTCTCTACTACAACCTGGTATGCCCTGTATGCCCGCTATGAAGATAAAACGCATGAAGGACTCACCTGGGGTTTGGCAAATGGGTTATCAAGTATTTACACTGGTATCGCCTTGTTATGTGGCGGCCTAATTATTGCCAATACATCATTTGATGTTTTGTTTATCATCATGGGTTGTATTCAATTGCTGGCTACCATTTATGTTAGCAAACTCATATTTATCGAACACCCCAAAATTATCCGGCGTTTTAGAAATCCTGATTTGGCTAAAAATTAA
- a CDS encoding acyltransferase family protein, whose translation MNTVPLKPQRLLSLDVFRGMTIVLMIFVNGQAAIDPYPIFEHVDWNGCTLADLVFPFFLFIVGLTSVISLKNQMERKEKTSLYSAIIERSVVLFLLGLFLNVFPHPIEFDSIRIYGILQRIAVCYLISAFIYLNTSIKTQFFIFLVLLLGYWIIMTLVPVPGYGANQLTKDGSWVSYIDQLFFSGSHLYEKTYDPEGFLSTFTSIATTLSGVLAGSLLISPFSQFKKFYLLGAAGLLFLLLGWLWNMSFPINKNLWTSSYVLWTSGLALLVFASCYLLIDGLDIKKWSVFFKIFGMNALFAFVFHVILLKLQYAFKIATSNGSKMALISYIKDYFFGGFSNHNAALLYSICFLSLNFLVVLVLYKRNVFIRI comes from the coding sequence ATGAATACTGTTCCCTTAAAACCTCAACGTCTTTTATCTCTTGATGTATTTCGTGGAATGACCATTGTATTGATGATTTTCGTTAATGGTCAGGCAGCTATTGATCCCTATCCGATTTTTGAGCATGTGGACTGGAATGGTTGTACTTTGGCGGATTTGGTTTTCCCATTTTTCTTGTTTATCGTCGGCTTAACGAGTGTTATAAGCCTGAAAAACCAAATGGAACGAAAAGAAAAAACATCATTATATTCTGCCATCATAGAGAGAAGTGTTGTTTTGTTTCTTTTAGGATTATTTTTGAATGTTTTTCCCCATCCTATTGAATTTGATAGCATAAGGATATATGGGATTCTGCAGCGAATTGCTGTTTGTTATTTAATTTCCGCTTTCATTTATCTGAATACTTCAATTAAAACTCAATTTTTTATTTTCCTTGTTCTTTTATTAGGTTATTGGATTATCATGACTCTGGTACCTGTTCCAGGATATGGGGCTAATCAATTAACCAAAGATGGTAGTTGGGTTTCATACATTGACCAGTTATTTTTTTCAGGGTCCCATTTATATGAAAAAACGTATGATCCTGAGGGTTTTTTAAGCACTTTTACATCAATAGCTACTACTTTATCAGGCGTGCTGGCTGGTAGTTTACTAATCAGTCCATTCAGTCAATTCAAGAAATTTTATCTATTGGGAGCAGCTGGCTTGCTATTTTTGTTATTGGGTTGGTTGTGGAATATGAGTTTTCCTATCAATAAAAATTTATGGACGAGTTCCTATGTACTCTGGACCAGTGGTCTTGCTCTACTCGTCTTTGCTTCGTGCTATTTGCTGATTGATGGATTAGATATTAAAAAATGGTCAGTCTTTTTTAAAATATTTGGTATGAATGCATTATTTGCTTTTGTCTTCCATGTCATTCTTTTAAAACTACAATATGCTTTTAAAATAGCAACAAGTAATGGCTCTAAAATGGCATTGATATCCTATATCAAGGATTATTTTTTTGGGGGATTCAGTAATCACAATGCGGCATTGCTCTATTCTATCTGTTTTCTTTCCCTAAATTTTCTGGTTGTTTTGGTTTTATATAAACGGAATGTATTTATTCGAATATAG
- the pbpC gene encoding penicillin-binding protein 1C: MRKAIKYLSIILAALFVSGFLLLFFSPKPSLLEEFNFSKAVYDENQQLLRLILSEDDKYRLYVPLSQIPKELIEATLLQEDQYFRWHKGVNLFSMMKAIWQTYVVKSRRIGASTITMQVARIRFGINSKKISGKLWQIIRALQIERHYDKDKILEAYFNLAPYGGNIEGAGAASLIYFNKPVRKLGLPEALTLSIIPQNPVKRTSKNSELKKIRNRLFARWLKQHPEDKEKQSLFGLPLVMQTNQNLPFLAPHFVNMVLKENPGLSQSISTTLDYRLQLVVERITRHYLARKKMFGVHNAAVLLVDSRTMSIKALMGSADFFNNNIGGQINGTETKRSPGSTLKPFIYGLALDQGLIHPNTVLKDVPQSFNGYNPENFDYDFMGPIKAKDALVLSRNIPAIDLSNQLTNPTLHKLLEQARVTQLRSESYYGLSLNLGGVELTMKELVGLYAMLINDGVWYPVNSLKAAPRKEGHRLLSAETSFLIFDMLKNTPMKEANNNGSSQLPIAWKTGTSSGYRDAWTVGVFGPYVLAVWIGNFDNQANPAFIGKEIAAPLFFELIDAIKHERGPIARVEKYPEHMHLEKIEVCKASGMLPGRYCTDTEWTWFIPGKSPIKTDTIFREVAINSKTGLRTCHIDENTRFEVYEFWPSDLLKIFRKAGIQRHIPPFFEPDCALSGNGGLSPQITSPQTGVSYIVHANTQSNKIIPLTAVTDAGIAHLYWFINESFVAETKSDQPYLWQAKPGKYVVRVVDDRGLSDAREITIQLVS; the protein is encoded by the coding sequence ATGAGAAAAGCAATAAAATATCTTAGCATAATCCTGGCCGCGCTATTTGTCAGTGGGTTTTTATTATTATTTTTTTCTCCCAAACCTTCTTTATTGGAAGAATTCAATTTTTCTAAAGCGGTTTATGATGAAAATCAACAATTATTACGATTAATTTTAAGTGAAGATGATAAATACAGGCTGTACGTTCCGTTATCTCAAATACCCAAGGAGTTAATTGAAGCTACCCTTTTACAGGAAGATCAGTATTTTCGCTGGCATAAAGGAGTAAACCTTTTTTCCATGATGAAAGCCATTTGGCAAACTTATGTGGTCAAGTCTCGCAGAATCGGCGCTTCAACAATAACAATGCAGGTAGCGCGAATTCGTTTTGGAATTAACTCCAAGAAAATTTCCGGTAAATTATGGCAAATTATCAGAGCATTACAAATAGAGCGTCATTATGATAAAGATAAAATTCTTGAGGCTTATTTCAATTTGGCGCCCTATGGTGGGAATATAGAAGGAGCAGGGGCTGCGAGCTTAATTTATTTTAATAAGCCTGTTAGAAAGCTTGGTTTACCAGAGGCATTAACTTTAAGCATTATCCCGCAAAATCCGGTAAAAAGAACATCAAAAAACAGTGAATTAAAGAAAATAAGAAATCGTTTATTTGCCAGATGGTTGAAGCAGCATCCAGAAGATAAGGAGAAGCAATCTCTGTTTGGTCTGCCTTTAGTCATGCAAACTAATCAAAACCTGCCTTTCCTTGCTCCTCATTTTGTAAACATGGTACTGAAAGAAAATCCTGGTTTATCACAAAGTATTTCAACAACGTTGGATTACAGGCTTCAATTAGTTGTGGAGCGAATTACAAGACATTATTTGGCAAGAAAAAAAATGTTTGGTGTTCACAACGCGGCGGTATTACTTGTCGATAGTCGTACTATGAGTATTAAGGCGTTGATGGGGTCTGCTGATTTTTTTAATAACAACATAGGCGGGCAGATCAATGGCACAGAAACCAAAAGATCACCTGGTTCTACATTAAAGCCATTTATTTATGGATTAGCACTCGATCAAGGTTTAATTCACCCCAATACGGTTTTAAAGGATGTACCCCAGAGTTTTAATGGTTATAATCCTGAAAACTTTGATTATGACTTTATGGGACCCATCAAAGCAAAAGACGCGCTGGTACTTAGTCGTAATATCCCGGCTATTGATCTCTCCAATCAATTAACTAATCCAACACTACATAAGTTATTGGAACAGGCGCGTGTAACTCAGTTGCGTTCCGAATCCTATTATGGTTTGTCTCTTAATTTGGGTGGTGTTGAACTCACTATGAAAGAGTTGGTTGGTTTATATGCCATGCTGATTAATGATGGGGTTTGGTATCCAGTCAATTCATTAAAAGCAGCGCCCAGAAAAGAAGGTCATCGCTTGCTTAGTGCCGAGACAAGTTTCTTAATTTTTGATATGTTAAAAAATACTCCAATGAAAGAGGCGAATAATAATGGCAGTTCTCAATTACCAATTGCCTGGAAAACAGGAACTTCCTCAGGATATAGAGATGCCTGGACAGTTGGAGTTTTTGGACCTTATGTATTGGCAGTTTGGATAGGAAATTTTGATAATCAGGCAAATCCAGCTTTTATAGGTAAAGAAATTGCTGCGCCGTTGTTTTTTGAGTTGATTGACGCAATAAAACATGAAAGAGGCCCAATAGCTCGAGTTGAAAAATATCCTGAACACATGCATTTGGAAAAAATAGAAGTATGTAAGGCATCAGGCATGCTGCCTGGCCGATATTGTACTGATACAGAATGGACCTGGTTTATTCCAGGTAAATCACCCATTAAAACGGATACTATTTTTAGAGAGGTGGCAATTAACAGTAAAACAGGACTTCGTACTTGCCATATCGATGAAAATACTCGTTTTGAAGTGTATGAATTTTGGCCTTCTGATCTATTAAAAATATTTAGAAAAGCAGGAATCCAAAGACATATCCCCCCATTTTTTGAACCAGATTGCGCTTTGTCGGGAAATGGCGGCCTCAGTCCCCAAATTACTTCCCCCCAAACAGGGGTAAGTTATATTGTCCATGCTAATACTCAATCAAACAAAATAATCCCATTAACCGCAGTGACAGATGCTGGAATTGCACATTTATACTGGTTTATCAATGAAAGTTTTGTAGCTGAAACAAAATCAGATCAACCTTATCTCTGGCAGGCGAAACCTGGTAAATATGTGGTAAGGGTGGTAGATGACCGAGGTTTATCTGATGCGCGGGAAATTACTATTCAGTTGGTTAGTTGA